A region of the Aethina tumida isolate Nest 87 chromosome 3, icAetTumi1.1, whole genome shotgun sequence genome:
GTAACGTCAaaagaaatcaataaaattcgcGTATtccaaattgtatttttttatactagtATTGGCGTGGTTGCTAGTTACATCTAAATCACAGATGATTATAGACAACAAGGTTTGAAAAAATGGTATCCTAcagaacatattaaaaaaattaaactatccCTACCATAACTTTCAGTTCAGATGTAATAGCAACGAGATCACAATACAATGATGTCCATAgcagttattattaaataaagtttaatgattttgtttctatttctaaactatttttgtaattaaattagttaatgcttttgtttaacaatatcataactttattttataataagtaagATTTTCTTTGGCTGATAGAACATCACTATGAAatgattgtaataattaattcaagatGACTAAATGGCAGTgatgtttaagtttataatcCCTGTGGATCCTTGTTTAGTCTTTAGTGAACGTCAACAACTTTCACATAAGATATTGGTAGTCACTAAATCCACAAATGTATTCTTCGATATTCCCAGATGTTCTTTAATTGTAATCTAAATTATCCTCAAGTATAGAATAATAtgctataattaatatattagttataaagGTTCTTTCACACAAGGTTATCTTACATTTATTGTTAGTTTTGTGTAGCTTTTAAAAGCTTTGgttcaaaataatgttattggaCAAAAATGTTTACACTTAGTCACATATACCAATAGTGCCTATAATAATAcagatataataaatgaagCTAAAATGAGATattcatttacaatttaacTCCAGGAATATCTTGACTCCTTATATAttacgtaaaaaaataaaaacttattgaaaCTCTTGCTTTCtaaatgttacttttttacgcaaaattaaattgtagaaTTAACATAAAGCTTCTATAGTATTGAacgtgtttaaattatttgcacTCAGTTATGCAATGCTATAGAAGCGATATAAGAGGGAacgaaaaacttaaaaactatatagaaataattacatatatttttatataaaattaatagatctgtttataaatcttatataatataaaatcaatatttaaaaccttGCACTCAGTTTTCTAAGCAGTTTTTAACATCAGGGTGGTGTGTATTTAATGGatcaagaaaaaataagtatttaaaacctaaaacaataaaaaataccctACCAATTGCATTTCCTTTTGTTAAAAAGGTACATAacaaaattgcaaaaaattCAATgcgacaataaaatatttgtttaggaAAGGTCCTCAATTAACTGGTATAAACTTAAAACCTACAGGTACATTCAAATGCTGGTTTGTACTAAAATATCcgaacaaaactatttttgtggTAAGACATTATACCAAGGTCGTATGTAAAATAAGCTCAAGCATTTTCCGTGCAGGTTCAGGCACAATTAAaccgataaatttttatatatcactGACAAAAATTGGACAGAACATCCCCAAGAAATCCAAATATTGAAGTGATGtcaaatttttgtcaattcgtactactaaaattttatatgaatacgTTTGGTGATCTCATAGTTCCCCGAGATGCTCGGCTATGCCCCCGCAAGACACCGACATAACAATCATGTCGACGGACTGGTAAAACAATATCGGTGTCACAAAGCGTCAGGGGAGGTGCCGAAGCAGCACCTTATTACTTTCGCTTTCGAAAAAAAGACGGATGGTAACCGTTGAAATGATGGGCGTGATGATGTCCGGGCGGAGGAGCTGCGAATACCGGTCCGCAATCCGGCGGTTGTTGGTATGACGGTCCCGGATACCAGAGTGGCTGCAGGACGCAGGGCGGCGGCGCATATCGGGGTACTGGCGCCATCATAGCGGCCACGACGAAGGGATGTGGTGGTGGAACTGCATCGCGGTACTGTTGGTGATGGGGAAGTGGTGGAGACACCGGTGTCGGGTGCCTCCACATCGTCTGCTAGCACCTTTGGTTGTTGGCGTTGTTCCAGTGGTTCATGTACTCTTGGTAACTGATGGTTATCTTCTCACTTTGGTAGCGCGTCAGTTTAATGTTACGCCGCACCTCGCTCGAGATTGCCGATTTGTAACCACCCTTGCGTAGCAGACTATCAATCGTCTGTAGCTGGTCCCATCCTGAAACACGCAGCCGTGCAATGTGGGCTCACCACAGAATTcacgaaatttatttgtgtacGGTTTTAAGTGATATATAAGTTGACGAACTTTACTTGAGTAGTTTCAATTATCTAGCTTCTATAGCAGTAAGAAATACACCATaagataactaaaaataaaatggttaaaataattgaaaagtaataataatagaggAGTCAgataaatgaattttgtttattaccatttttgaaaattataaaaggataatgaaattgttattaaaacacCTTACAGATTATAATAAtgtgtaatttgtaaaaaattaatattatactatgACTGacttaatctttttaaattaatatttttaatagaaatgaatatttataattcgacATTTCTcctatttattagaaaacaatGGTTATAGTAATGTCATCACATTTTGtatagaaaaacaaaatatggaAGCTAATCATTGCATTCCAGTTTTTTTCTTTAGCTTTTTTTTTCTAGGAACTTTTTTGAATTTGCTTTAAGCACGTTTTTATGTTCTATGGCCATTTTTTACTGTTATGGAAGTTGGATTattagaaactttttaatgttgagaatatttatttgttggtaCAAATAACAGTTTTGGAGAATTAAGTAAAACagcataaacataaatttacgaTTTTTAACATGTGTCAAtagtagatatttaaaatacctctaaatgtttattctaaaaatatttttaattactatttgtagtgaatattattttgaccTCTATATCttcatttaatcatttaaaattaaaacagtttacatgtgtaatttatattgcatataataaaagtaaaatacattcctgttgtcattattatttaaacatataattaccactttatcataaataaatcctttgtttgtttcaaataatacAGTGAAAACAAATGTGTCATGTACAGTGCTAATAATAGATATTCAATCATCCTCAATccaaaaagcaaataaaattaccttGCTCAGAAGCCACCTCTGGCAAGTAAGTAGCAGTCCTTTTATTGCCTTTTTCATTGATAAACTCAATTCTGATACCATGCACACCTACTTCCCAGTCCAAGTAATCATCACCATCCTCAAAATGTCTTAAAATGGACACAGATACACTTAACTTTGGGAATTCATCTCGGGTTATGGGACTGAATCTGGAGTCCTTGAATGCACTAGTTATTGCATACTCCCTGAGACCAGATTGCAGATTCATGGCATTAAATGTTCCAATGCAACCACGAAGTCTCTTGTCTTTTCCAATCTTCCATGTTACAAACAAtggactaaaaataaataaattattttaatattattgtgacAGTTGGTAAAAATGTAGCGTTTTTAATGGCCTTTGGAACATGATTTTTATGTCGTGACAATTGAATGTGCAGAAAGTTGAACGTTCATCTAGTgacatattttgtattttccgTCCGAAATATAAACGTTTTTATGTAGAAACGTGTTTGAATgcagttttttttaaacgtCATGCATCCAATTAGACGAAAATTTCTAGGTTATATAAATAGCATTGgaccatatttaatattgcagGCTCCATGTATATTTTGGTATCAACGTAAAATCAAGCATTCTATAGTGACCAAACAAAGGAAAGTGAAGAACCAGTTGAATGACCTTTGTCAGTCGACTTGTATTTCGAATTTCACGAATGACAGCcataaaaacatgaaaatgcTCAAACGAAAGCAAACTAGCACGTGGAAATGAACAAACTTACTATGCATCATTGCTGAACGAGGGTGTTTTCGGTGGCGCGAGGTTATACAAATGGCAATAGAGCACGTCAAAACAAAAGAAGCACATCTCGGGTAAAGCGACCATGGCCATTCCGTTGCTGATCCCGTTCGCCACTGACGAAACGCCGTTCGATGACGGGACTCCGGAggaattgttcaatttttgttttttggtaCCACAGCAGCCAGAAGCCATCGTCCGTTTTCGCACCACCGTCGAACAGCTGACTGAGCCAGCCAGATGGCCGCGAGACGCAAACAAGGACGGTCGTCGTCTCTATCTCACTTCTTGTACCGCAACACCTACGTCATCGGGTTCCCTGAATGGAGATCTGGTTAATAGATGTCACGAAAGATTGAACCGGAGACGGTGCTATGTTGGTTGcctaacttatttaaattaaatatgtaaccgGAATATTGCGTATTGGTAGTTGCCTACCTCGACCCAAAACGTGGTCGGAGATCCATCCCGGAAATGTACGGAAAAGAGTTCAGCGTTGAATGTGTGGTCAACCTTATTCAGGTATACACGTGCTATATTTTCTCAAATAAACGCCAGTTATTGAACAATTGTATTCCTCTACAATGCCCTGCCCTTACAACATATTGTAGGAGTCCACCAAActctgataataataataaaaaatgataattatatatttagcaataatttataagttttatactACGTAATTTCGATCGGGACTACCAGTTGACCTCAAATGATACTGTAGCCGCTCTCTGCCTCTCTTTGCCCTCTATCTCCACAACGGTTCGACTTATGAaagaatgtttaaaacaaaagttgtAGAGAATTTAATTCTATTCTAGTAGCGTAAAACCTATAGGAAAcgagatatttacaaaaaatgtgctCTTGTGTCTTTTGACATCTGATTCGTTAAGATGCAGCCATCCAATCATGTGTAAACTTTGAGACAAGTTTTGGgatgt
Encoded here:
- the LOC109603147 gene encoding AMME syndrome candidate gene 1 protein homolog is translated as MASGCCGTKKQKLNNSSGVPSSNGVSSVANGISNGMAMVALPEMCFFCFDVLYCHLYNLAPPKTPSFSNDAYPLFVTWKIGKDKRLRGCIGTFNAMNLQSGLREYAITSAFKDSRFSPITRDEFPKLSVSVSILRHFEDGDDYLDWEVGVHGIRIEFINEKGNKRTATYLPEVASEQGWDQLQTIDSLLRKGGYKSAISSEVRRNIKLTRYQSEKITISYQEYMNHWNNANNQRC